Proteins from one Oncorhynchus gorbuscha isolate QuinsamMale2020 ecotype Even-year linkage group LG18, OgorEven_v1.0, whole genome shotgun sequence genomic window:
- the LOC124004254 gene encoding transmembrane protein 121-like: MVPPPPANKLHVCLSAVLIMGSMALMDAYLVEQNQGPRKIGVCIMVLVGDICFLIVLRYVAVWVGSEVRTSKRGYAMILWFFYVFVLEIKVYFVYQNYKAEDGKGRSLDGWTDGGSVDGVARKALTLLLSICVPVVYITLVAIDHMEYVRPQKKKEEIRCRLFWVVVDLLDVLDVQANLWEPQRRGLPLWVEGVMFFYCYILLLVLPCVSLSEISMQGVNIVPHKMMLYPILSLVTINIITLFIRGGNMIFYRDSRVSGILMGKNVIAIVLKTCSFVQYRRHLGEVPSPVLGVEMQKNCIVHGPKVTMPVPMPMPMPPQVVIQDFTTFPEEMVCVSDTEVEQT; the protein is encoded by the coding sequence ATGGTGCCGCCACCACCCGCCAACAAGCTTCATGTGTGCTTGTCGGCAGTCTTGATCATGGGCAGCATGGCGCTGATGGACGCCTACTTGGTGGAGCAGAACCAGGGGCCCAGGAAGATCGGTGTGTGCATCATGGTCCTCGTGGGGGACATCTGCTTCCTCATCGTCCTACGCTACGTGGCTGTGTGGGTGGGTTCTGAGGTGCGGACCTCCAAGCGTGGCTACGCCATGATCCTATGGTTCTTCTACGTCTTTGTCCTGGAGATCAAGGTCTACTTCGTCTACCAGAACTACAAGGCCGAGGACGGAAAGGGGAGAAGTTTAGACGGTTGGACTGACGGCGGCAGCGTAGACGGGGTGGCACGGAAAGCGCTGACATTGCTTCTGTCCATTTGCGTGCCCGTGGTCTACATCACGTTGGTGGCCATCGACCACATGGAGTACGTGCGGCcgcagaagaagaaggaggagatcCGGTGTCGACTCTTCTGGGTGGTGGTGGACTTGCTCGATGTCCTGGACGTGCAGGCCAACCTATGGGAGCCTCAGAGGAGAGGGCTCCCCCTATGGGTGGAGGGAGTCATGTTCTTCTACTGCTACATTCTGCTGCTGGTGCTCCCGTGTGTGTCGCTGAGTGAGATCAGCATGCAAGGGGTGAACATCGTGCCCCATAAGATGATGCTCTATCCGATTCTCAGCCTGGTGACTATTAACATTATCACTCTCTTCATTCGAGGTGGGAACATGATCTTCTATAGGGactccagggtgtctgggatacTGATGGGTAAAAATGTGATCGCCATTGTTCTCAAGACATGCAGTTTCGTCCAGTATCGGAGGCATCTCGGCGAGGTCCCGTCGCCCGTCCTTGGGGTAGAGATGCAGAAGAATTGCATTGTCCACGGCCCAAAAGTGACTATGCCTGTGCCCATGCCGATGCCCATGCCACCCCAAGTAGTGATTCAAGACTTCACAACGTTTCCcgaagagatggtgtgtgtgagtgacacagAGGTTGAGCAAACGTGA